Proteins found in one Hyalangium minutum genomic segment:
- the eutB gene encoding ethanolamine ammonia-lyase subunit EutB has translation MTQAQHATDLSSPSLASGEAAQPLEASPQVLPRGVLIPEVRPGEDVFGYLRRVHGGFELTRYQQLIGAANPYKEGDEAIGVAAADEVSRVNARALLSNTRLGALHEHPPLEDRLYAFMLEALQDDARAATADWTVGRLKAFLLSASEEAIKDVCRGLSSDAIACVVKLMSDAELTAVGAKVFHPLPGSKLGSRGYLGARIQPNSPTDHPEDIRWQVFNGWSFAVGDVVLGTNPVSSAPESVAAVEAALHDVLVTFGLQDVMPNCVLSHIDIQARVEELQPGTTGIWFQSIAGNETANRTFDVTLEKMLEHAARRTGKFGLYFETGQGADATNGQSGGCDMVLLESRKYGFSRALKRRVALAQVGAGREAAPWVHVNDVAGFIGPEVFRSREQLVRCCLEDIVMGKLHGLMIGLDICSTLHMDVTLDDLGWCQEQIAPACPGYLMALPTRNDPMLSYLTTAFQDHVRLREKFGTKVDDRMWAFFQQLGVIDAEGRPTARFGDPRWVYVEYRKRKGDTRSEVALLAEAEEQMARVRARSVPLAVGYGEHTWELESKLDRELHGHYEDAKRGIWTELTPSFIEAIPQAVLLRTQAADRRDYILHPVSGEKLDAESVSKVEALRARRSERCDVQIVLSDGLDPRSLMDPGHLAPFLEALRRELEAANYRVAPEHLVIQSGRVRAGYQVGELLFGDGADGLPRALVHVVGERPGSGHHSFSAYLTAPPGRVWGGQGRPVDHDITRVIAGISDTSVKPADAAREAVRILGELCRG, from the coding sequence ATGACTCAGGCACAGCACGCGACCGACTTGTCCTCCCCATCTCTGGCCTCCGGCGAGGCCGCCCAGCCCCTGGAGGCCTCGCCCCAGGTGTTGCCTCGCGGCGTCCTCATCCCGGAGGTACGCCCCGGGGAGGACGTGTTCGGCTACCTCCGGCGTGTCCACGGGGGCTTCGAGCTCACGCGGTACCAGCAGCTCATTGGAGCGGCGAATCCTTATAAGGAGGGGGACGAGGCCATCGGCGTGGCGGCGGCGGACGAGGTCTCCCGCGTCAACGCGCGTGCGTTGCTGTCGAACACCCGCCTGGGGGCGCTCCACGAGCACCCGCCGCTGGAGGATCGGCTCTACGCCTTCATGCTGGAGGCCCTCCAGGACGACGCCCGTGCGGCCACGGCGGATTGGACGGTGGGGCGGCTCAAGGCCTTCCTGCTGTCGGCGAGCGAGGAGGCGATCAAGGACGTCTGCCGGGGCCTGAGCAGCGATGCGATTGCCTGCGTGGTCAAGCTGATGAGCGACGCGGAGCTCACGGCGGTGGGTGCCAAGGTCTTCCACCCGTTGCCGGGCAGCAAGCTGGGCTCCCGGGGCTACCTGGGGGCGCGCATCCAGCCGAACTCGCCCACGGATCACCCGGAGGACATCCGCTGGCAGGTGTTCAACGGCTGGTCCTTCGCGGTGGGGGACGTGGTGCTGGGCACCAACCCGGTGTCCTCGGCGCCCGAGTCCGTGGCCGCGGTGGAGGCCGCGCTGCACGACGTGCTCGTGACGTTCGGGCTGCAGGATGTGATGCCCAACTGCGTGCTCTCGCACATCGACATTCAGGCGAGGGTGGAGGAGCTGCAGCCGGGCACGACGGGGATCTGGTTCCAGAGCATCGCGGGCAACGAGACGGCCAATCGGACCTTTGACGTAACGCTGGAGAAGATGCTGGAGCATGCGGCGCGGCGCACGGGCAAGTTCGGGCTCTACTTCGAGACGGGGCAGGGCGCGGACGCGACGAACGGCCAGTCCGGCGGCTGCGACATGGTGCTGCTGGAGTCGCGCAAGTACGGCTTCTCGCGGGCGCTGAAGCGGCGCGTGGCGCTGGCGCAGGTGGGCGCGGGGCGCGAGGCGGCGCCCTGGGTGCACGTGAACGATGTGGCGGGCTTCATCGGCCCGGAGGTGTTCCGCTCGCGGGAGCAGCTGGTGCGCTGCTGCCTCGAGGACATCGTCATGGGCAAACTGCACGGGCTGATGATCGGCCTGGATATCTGCTCCACGCTGCACATGGACGTGACGCTGGATGACCTGGGCTGGTGCCAGGAGCAGATCGCTCCGGCGTGCCCGGGCTACCTGATGGCGCTGCCGACGCGGAACGATCCGATGCTCAGCTACCTGACCACGGCGTTCCAGGATCACGTGCGGCTGCGGGAGAAGTTCGGCACGAAGGTCGATGACCGGATGTGGGCGTTCTTCCAGCAGCTCGGAGTGATTGACGCAGAGGGGCGGCCCACGGCGCGCTTCGGCGATCCGCGCTGGGTCTATGTGGAGTACCGCAAGCGCAAGGGAGACACGCGCTCGGAGGTGGCGCTGCTGGCCGAGGCCGAGGAGCAGATGGCCCGGGTGAGGGCGCGCAGCGTGCCGCTCGCGGTGGGCTACGGTGAGCACACGTGGGAGCTGGAGTCGAAGCTGGATCGCGAGCTCCACGGCCACTACGAGGACGCCAAGCGGGGCATCTGGACGGAGCTGACGCCGTCCTTCATCGAGGCGATTCCCCAGGCGGTGCTCTTGCGCACCCAGGCGGCGGATCGGCGCGACTACATCCTGCACCCCGTGTCGGGCGAGAAGCTGGATGCGGAGTCCGTGAGCAAGGTGGAGGCGCTCCGGGCGCGGCGGAGTGAGCGGTGCGATGTGCAGATCGTGCTCTCGGACGGGCTGGATCCGCGCTCGCTGATGGATCCGGGGCACCTGGCGCCGTTCCTGGAGGCGCTGCGCCGCGAGCTGGAGGCGGCGAACTACCGCGTGGCGCCCGAGCACCTGGTGATTCAGTCCGGGCGGGTGCGCGCGGGCTACCAGGTGGGGGAGCTGCTCTTCGGGGATGGCGCGGATGGGCTGCCTCGGGCGCTCGTCCATGTGGTGGGCGAGCGGCCCGGGTCAGGGCACCACAGCTTCTCCGCGTACCTCACGGCGCCCCCGGGCCGGGTGTGGGGCGGCCAGGGGCGGCCGGTGGATCACGACATCACGCGGGTCATCGCGGGCATCTCGGACACGAGCGTGAAGCCGGCGGATGCGGCGCGCGAGGCCGTGCGCATCCTCGGGGAGCTGTGCCGCGGCTGA
- a CDS encoding serine/threonine protein kinase produces MNHWRILECLGQRGHGALFRVEDVRRPAEPLVMKISLRPGEGCFEDRVARLHAAHPNLARLHAHGRWTQPGGGFFYSVREDVRGLSLPAWVEAVNPTFLQIAALLSRLGALLDSMHARDTWHRDLHPNNIQVRESDSEPVLLDLRDGGNEALDSLLATPLSPELQVFRSPEALRFLRSNVGRTHASYRYLITDDLYSLGALAYWLATGHPPFSPSLASEQLHTAIELRAPVPPWEVNPRVPKPLGAIILRLMSKLPEARPYSGESLCAELMVAVSAGARSLWAKRVFDCAKDEVGQEVVPRCLLRPEPPSVALHPGPKLPRVVYFRSPAERQPSLAPSPPSKPRVVGGEFGGPPGPWSGMM; encoded by the coding sequence GTGAATCACTGGCGCATCCTCGAGTGCCTGGGGCAGCGAGGCCATGGCGCGCTCTTCCGCGTGGAAGACGTGCGGCGCCCGGCCGAGCCGCTGGTGATGAAGATCTCGCTCCGGCCGGGTGAGGGCTGCTTCGAGGATCGCGTGGCGCGGCTGCATGCGGCGCACCCGAACCTGGCAAGGCTCCACGCGCATGGACGCTGGACCCAGCCCGGCGGCGGCTTCTTCTACAGCGTCCGAGAGGACGTGCGCGGCCTGTCGCTGCCCGCTTGGGTGGAGGCGGTCAACCCCACGTTCCTGCAGATCGCCGCGCTCCTGAGCCGCCTGGGCGCGCTGCTCGACTCCATGCACGCGCGCGACACGTGGCACCGGGACCTGCACCCGAACAACATCCAGGTGCGCGAGAGCGACTCGGAGCCGGTGCTGCTGGATCTTCGCGACGGGGGCAACGAAGCGTTGGACTCGCTGCTGGCGACGCCGCTGTCTCCGGAGCTCCAGGTGTTCCGCAGCCCCGAGGCGTTGCGCTTCTTGCGCTCGAACGTGGGCCGCACGCACGCCAGCTACCGCTACCTGATCACGGATGATCTGTACTCGCTGGGCGCGCTGGCCTACTGGCTGGCGACGGGACACCCGCCGTTCTCGCCGAGCTTGGCCTCCGAGCAGCTCCACACGGCCATCGAGCTGCGGGCGCCGGTGCCGCCCTGGGAGGTGAACCCGCGCGTGCCCAAGCCGCTGGGGGCCATCATCCTCCGGCTGATGAGCAAGCTGCCCGAGGCCCGGCCCTACAGTGGCGAGTCCCTGTGCGCGGAGCTGATGGTGGCGGTGTCCGCGGGGGCCCGCTCGCTGTGGGCGAAGCGGGTGTTCGACTGTGCGAAGGACGAAGTGGGGCAGGAGGTGGTGCCTCGGTGTTTGCTGCGCCCCGAGCCTCCCTCGGTGGCGCTGCACCCGGGCCCCAAGCTGCCCCGCGTCGTGTACTTCCGCTCGCCCGCCGAGCGTCAGCCCTCGCTTGCTCCCTCACCTCCCAGCAAGCCTCGGGTGGTGGGCGGGGAGTTCGGAGGCCCTCCGGGACCCTGGTCCGGGATGATGTGA
- a CDS encoding ribose-phosphate diphosphokinase, translating into MRVVLISGSSHPALGAAIAKVLNLEQGRCIVDRFPDGEHHVEVVEEVRGCDVYLLQTLGPPVDSHLMELLLMVDACRRRGAARVTAVVPYLAYARHDRRETGREPLGARLVADMLRVAGVDRLVAMDLHSPAVEGCFNIPVEHLSAMPLLADHLQRTATPSSVVVSPDLGAVKRAERYAAQLKLPVAVVHKHRTSGSQVQARRITGDVEGCTPIVVDDMISTAGTVEAAVNALLEAGCAPEVTVVATHALLVGPAIDRLQRLPLRRLLTTDSLPLPMRPPFQVEVVSVAPLLARSIELLRLGSQHGG; encoded by the coding sequence ATGCGCGTCGTCCTGATATCCGGCTCGTCTCACCCCGCGTTGGGAGCGGCCATCGCGAAGGTGCTCAACCTCGAGCAGGGGCGGTGCATCGTGGATCGCTTCCCCGATGGGGAGCACCACGTCGAGGTCGTCGAGGAGGTTCGGGGCTGTGACGTCTACCTGCTCCAGACGCTGGGGCCGCCGGTGGATTCGCACCTCATGGAGTTGCTCCTGATGGTGGATGCGTGCCGCCGCCGGGGCGCTGCGCGGGTGACGGCGGTCGTGCCCTATCTGGCCTACGCCCGGCACGATCGCCGGGAGACGGGACGCGAGCCACTGGGCGCCCGGCTCGTCGCGGACATGCTCCGGGTCGCGGGTGTGGACCGGCTGGTGGCCATGGATCTGCACAGCCCCGCCGTGGAGGGCTGCTTCAACATCCCCGTGGAGCACCTGAGCGCCATGCCGCTGCTGGCGGACCACCTGCAGCGCACGGCCACGCCCAGCTCGGTCGTCGTCTCGCCTGACCTGGGGGCCGTGAAGCGCGCGGAGCGCTATGCCGCGCAGCTGAAGCTCCCGGTGGCCGTGGTCCACAAGCACCGCACGAGCGGCTCCCAGGTGCAGGCCCGTCGCATCACCGGCGACGTGGAGGGCTGCACGCCCATCGTCGTGGACGACATGATCTCCACTGCCGGCACCGTTGAGGCGGCGGTGAACGCCCTGCTGGAGGCGGGCTGCGCGCCGGAGGTAACGGTGGTGGCCACCCATGCGCTGCTGGTGGGCCCGGCCATCGACAGGCTCCAGCGGCTGCCGTTGCGCCGGCTGCTCACCACGGACAGCTTGCCCTTGCCCATGCGGCCTCCCTTCCAGGTCGAGGTGGTGTCCGTGGCCCCGCTCCTGGCGCGCTCCATCGAGCTGCTGCGCCTCGGCTCTCAGCACGGAGGCTGA